A single genomic interval of Ruminococcus sp. NK3A76 harbors:
- the aroA gene encoding 3-phosphoshikimate 1-carboxyvinyltransferase, which yields MDIKITPKKLSGRVTAPPSKSVAHRLLICAALAKGESVIKNISSSKDMQATVSCLKALGAQIELKGDTAYINGIDKPSDKATLDCFESGSTLRFLIPVACALGVRAEFAGSGRLPQRPITPYLETLPSHGAEFDYDNTMPFTVSGRLTSGRYEIRGDVSSQFITGLLLALPLCEGDSEIVITTALESKPYIDITIGAMEQFGVKVGQRDNTFIIKGGQSYKPQSLAVEGDHSQAAFFEVGNALGADIEILGLNVNSYQGDKKIIEIIREIVYNSSDRLFPFEADVSDIPDLVPILAVLASFCDGKSRIYNAGRLRIKECDRLSAMAQSLNACGGKVTETPDELIIEGVGSLKGGEVPDFNDHRIPMAMSIAAMRSDAPVIIRGAQSVAKSYPDFWEVYKSLGGEFEEI from the coding sequence AGAGCGTGATAAAGAATATAAGCTCATCTAAGGATATGCAGGCGACCGTCAGCTGCCTTAAAGCGCTCGGCGCTCAGATAGAGCTAAAGGGCGATACTGCTTATATAAACGGTATTGATAAGCCCAGCGATAAAGCGACGCTTGACTGCTTTGAGTCGGGCTCGACGCTGAGGTTCCTGATACCTGTGGCCTGTGCGCTGGGGGTGAGGGCTGAGTTTGCCGGCTCCGGCAGGCTGCCGCAAAGGCCTATAACGCCTTACCTTGAAACGCTTCCCTCACACGGGGCTGAGTTTGATTATGATAACACTATGCCCTTTACCGTGAGCGGCAGGCTCACCTCGGGGCGCTATGAGATTAGGGGAGACGTTTCCTCGCAGTTTATAACAGGGCTGCTGCTCGCACTTCCTCTCTGCGAGGGCGACAGCGAGATAGTCATAACCACAGCCCTTGAATCAAAGCCATATATCGACATAACCATAGGCGCTATGGAGCAGTTCGGCGTTAAAGTCGGGCAGAGGGATAATACATTTATTATAAAGGGCGGCCAGAGCTATAAGCCGCAGAGCCTTGCTGTAGAGGGAGACCATTCGCAGGCGGCCTTCTTCGAGGTAGGCAATGCGCTGGGAGCTGATATAGAGATTTTAGGCCTAAATGTAAATTCTTATCAGGGCGACAAAAAAATTATTGAAATTATCAGAGAAATAGTGTATAATAGTAGTGATAGGCTTTTTCCGTTCGAGGCAGATGTGTCGGATATACCCGACCTTGTGCCCATTCTTGCCGTTTTGGCGAGCTTTTGCGACGGAAAGTCACGCATATATAATGCAGGCAGGCTGCGCATAAAAGAGTGCGACAGGCTGAGCGCTATGGCTCAGAGCCTTAATGCCTGCGGCGGCAAGGTCACAGAGACACCTGATGAGCTCATCATAGAGGGCGTCGGCAGCCTTAAGGGCGGCGAGGTGCCTGATTTTAACGACCACCGCATACCAATGGCGATGTCGATAGCGGCTATGAGGAGCGATGCACCTGTAATAATAAGAGGCGCTCAGTCGGTGGCCAAGTCATACCCTGATTTCTGGGAGGTATACAAAAGCCTCGGCGGAGAATTTGAGGAGATATAG
- the aroC gene encoding chorismate synthase: MSSTWDHNIKFSVFGESHGPAIGICMDNVPPGESIDMDKLMAFMARRAPKKDKTSTQRREKDMPQIMSGFLNGKTTGTPLCALIQNTDQHSGDYSNLSRLARPGHADYTGALRYRGFNDVRGGGHFSGRLTAPLCFAGAVAAQILEKRGIYVGAHIAEIHGIKDRRLDPINTTRDQIIELRGKEFPTIDDAKGAGMKADIEKARMCRDSVGGIIECIAINVPAGIGSPIFDGLENSIAQLIFGIPAVKGLEFGVGFNVANMLGSENNDEFYVDERGHVVTRTNNHGGILGGISSGMPITLRVAFKPTPSISRPQETVDYSALKNETLTIKGRHDPCVVPRAVPCVEAAVNIALLDHMLDYPNF; encoded by the coding sequence ATGTCATCAACATGGGATCACAATATCAAGTTTTCGGTCTTCGGTGAGAGCCACGGGCCTGCAATAGGTATATGCATGGATAATGTACCGCCCGGCGAAAGCATTGATATGGACAAGCTAATGGCGTTTATGGCAAGAAGAGCGCCTAAGAAGGACAAGACCTCTACCCAGAGGCGTGAAAAGGATATGCCGCAGATAATGTCGGGCTTTTTGAACGGCAAGACCACAGGCACACCCCTTTGCGCTCTTATACAGAATACAGACCAGCATTCGGGCGATTACTCCAATCTCTCACGCCTTGCAAGACCCGGTCACGCAGATTATACAGGTGCGCTCAGATACAGGGGCTTCAACGATGTAAGAGGCGGCGGCCATTTTTCTGGCAGGCTTACTGCACCGCTTTGCTTTGCAGGCGCTGTGGCAGCGCAGATATTAGAGAAGCGTGGAATATATGTAGGCGCACATATTGCCGAGATACACGGTATCAAGGACAGGCGTCTTGACCCCATAAATACTACAAGAGATCAGATAATCGAGCTCAGAGGGAAGGAATTCCCCACAATAGATGACGCAAAGGGCGCAGGCATGAAGGCTGATATCGAAAAGGCAAGAATGTGCCGGGACAGTGTCGGCGGCATCATCGAGTGCATAGCTATAAACGTTCCGGCAGGTATAGGCTCGCCTATATTCGACGGACTTGAAAACTCTATCGCTCAGCTGATATTCGGTATCCCTGCTGTAAAGGGACTTGAATTCGGCGTGGGCTTCAATGTTGCAAATATGCTCGGCTCTGAGAATAACGATGAATTCTATGTTGACGAGAGAGGTCACGTTGTGACAAGAACAAATAATCACGGCGGTATCCTTGGCGGTATATCCTCGGGTATGCCTATAACACTGAGGGTGGCTTTCAAGCCTACACCTTCTATATCAAGGCCGCAGGAGACAGTCGATTACTCGGCACTCAAGAACGAGACTCTCACCATAAAGGGCAGGCATGACCCCTGCGTAGTTCCGAGAGCTGTTCCGTGCGTTGAGGCGGCTGTGAATATCGCACTGCTTGACCATATGCTCGATTATCCCAACTTCTAA
- a CDS encoding DUF4364 family protein, whose amino-acid sequence MDHNFGKYVEPNMLTLKDVYEAKILLSYFLFQIDRPCTPMQLIDICEQSGVMDYFLYSAAITDMEQNGIVELKSIDGTEQYVLSDKGRDGAEDFKAIVAPSLRKKIYATGLMFFARLKNERDVSFEVTEHGKGYLVRCKCCDGDSTLMDISLYAPDSDQAEFIKAKIGANPSAFYSKVMDFIIDNQEYLPDVRG is encoded by the coding sequence TTGGATCACAATTTCGGAAAATATGTCGAGCCGAATATGCTCACTTTAAAAGATGTATATGAGGCAAAGATCTTGCTTTCGTATTTCCTTTTTCAGATAGACAGACCATGTACACCTATGCAGCTGATAGATATCTGCGAGCAGTCGGGGGTAATGGATTATTTCCTTTACTCGGCAGCTATCACGGATATGGAGCAAAACGGCATCGTCGAGCTCAAAAGCATCGACGGCACTGAGCAGTATGTGCTTTCTGACAAGGGCAGGGACGGCGCTGAGGATTTCAAGGCAATAGTAGCCCCGAGCCTGAGAAAGAAGATATACGCCACAGGGCTCATGTTCTTTGCACGCCTTAAGAATGAGCGTGATGTGAGCTTTGAGGTGACAGAGCACGGCAAGGGCTATCTTGTAAGGTGTAAGTGCTGCGACGGCGATTCTACGCTTATGGATATATCTCTGTATGCACCTGACAGCGATCAGGCGGAGTTTATCAAGGCGAAGATCGGCGCAAACCCCTCGGCATTTTACTCGAAGGTTATGGATTTTATAATCGACAACCAGGAGTATCTGCCTGATGTAAGAGGGTAG
- a CDS encoding ABC transporter ATP-binding protein, with translation MIKTENLTRTYGKGEGKVVAIKGVDLTINDGEMVAIIGKSGSGKSTLLNLIGGLDAPTEGKIFYNDTEIGRMNDTELSKFRLNNVGFVFQFFDLIPELTAEENILLPSKLAKKKGEGAEGLYSALDINDRIKHYPSELSGGQQQRAAIARAMINSPDVLLCDEPTGNLDKRSGEEVMALLKELNGKGKTVIIVTHDDEVARQCRRVIEISDGEIVSQ, from the coding sequence ATGATAAAGACAGAAAACCTCACACGAACCTACGGCAAGGGCGAGGGCAAGGTGGTCGCCATCAAGGGCGTTGACCTCACGATAAATGACGGCGAAATGGTGGCGATAATCGGCAAGTCGGGCAGCGGCAAATCAACGCTATTAAACCTCATAGGCGGGCTTGATGCGCCGACTGAGGGGAAGATATTTTACAACGACACCGAGATAGGCAGAATGAACGACACCGAGCTGTCGAAGTTCAGGCTTAACAATGTGGGCTTTGTGTTTCAGTTTTTTGACCTGATACCTGAATTGACTGCCGAAGAAAATATCCTGCTGCCGTCCAAGCTTGCTAAAAAGAAAGGCGAGGGCGCAGAAGGGCTTTACTCAGCACTCGACATAAATGACAGGATAAAGCACTACCCCTCCGAGCTTTCGGGCGGTCAGCAGCAGAGGGCGGCTATCGCTCGTGCTATGATAAACAGCCCCGACGTTCTGCTCTGCGATGAGCCGACGGGCAACCTCGACAAGCGCTCGGGCGAGGAGGTAATGGCGCTGCTAAAAGAGCTCAACGGCAAGGGCAAGACGGTCATAATCGTCACGCATGATGATGAGGTGGCAAGGCAGTGTCGGAGGGTCATTGAGATCTCGGACGGGGAGATAGTATCACAATAA
- a CDS encoding ABC transporter permease: MIIKLYITRKYWSKHKKSLAALLFSGVLLCAVVCCAFLLQRAEFRRFLDNRYNVTGYYSFMWPSDEAKILNALRTDDTIEGTINVLGKTGKGAIQYEYGYLDDPYSLAHIPFESGRLPEKEGEIAIERHALDKLGFFGSVGDEITLDLGTYTLVGIIDKETYGHSREFSRSADEWINDTNTYKQSYDESDVKYIPMIYVCGDNSQTPLYSYTMLDNIKEFQNADELDRYFVSNLGYTDGMLPSATWKNKSVDAAKSYKGDFAGNTRSITILCIIATLISSLSVIAVMRNIFSEREGSLTMLRKVGMSKRSMRVMFATEYLILAAFQSALGLGVGASVYLGIYQFQVSVLEEPPLSGFTTDTLVTENIASPYLYAAVFSLAVLLSGYLFAALLSHIRMPHRRNRKAAGLSRCIARAFANRSVTVIQTLALSLICFGTIFGYMLYYTTTGSFDNETGEFHPYVTTKFGNNNRFDFEEDGVEEYYIAFPPQNNMLENLCMSPQTESTCGIDDNTADGLDEAITTGRLTHTFLQYDERQNGLLYGITFGDDEMRKFIYDNSSDEGKAFIDSGKYFYGYKTAIANKAAIKQLEPYIISGSIDISKLSSGEQIIAVLTEDMEVFSSGEKITLGSLYTDNGFGIDKLTTQDTEIGAVVRLNKDTPNILHYAVTTGDRCSLLTTAQGAKALGVSNACYTEIFATKSLPANALPLGTGMEKTSYSIEKHKLFLQNASQIGSMALLILVMSLLGFAAYFNGIGMKIRLKEYQISVMRAVGTPLKKLRRRLMLDSIRIPVAACVFTFGGIKLMQRVMKSAYNDQQALWQESRDMADKYRPYFQVESMFNEFMQKMNEYNERMSKIGVDYLLDNQMWFIRFVLPLMIVFGVMCVVTILLTRRSFKMFTPDIASSLSKGRKRQ, from the coding sequence TTGATTATTAAACTATATATTACACGAAAGTACTGGTCCAAGCACAAAAAAAGCCTTGCGGCGCTGCTTTTCTCGGGTGTGCTGCTGTGTGCGGTGGTGTGCTGTGCATTCCTGCTCCAAAGAGCAGAATTTCGCCGTTTCCTTGATAATCGCTATAACGTTACGGGCTATTACTCCTTTATGTGGCCAAGCGATGAAGCAAAGATACTCAATGCTCTGAGGACGGACGATACAATTGAGGGAACAATAAATGTTCTCGGCAAGACGGGCAAGGGTGCGATACAATATGAATATGGATATCTTGATGATCCATACAGTCTTGCACATATCCCCTTTGAAAGCGGCAGGCTGCCCGAGAAAGAGGGAGAAATCGCCATAGAGCGCCACGCACTTGACAAGCTGGGCTTTTTTGGCTCGGTCGGTGATGAGATAACGCTTGACTTAGGTACATATACCCTTGTTGGCATAATTGATAAGGAAACCTACGGGCACAGCAGAGAGTTTTCACGCTCAGCCGATGAATGGATAAATGATACAAACACTTACAAGCAAAGCTATGATGAAAGTGATGTAAAGTATATCCCTATGATATATGTCTGCGGGGATAATAGTCAAACGCCCCTTTACAGCTACACTATGCTTGACAATATCAAGGAGTTTCAGAATGCCGATGAACTTGACAGATATTTTGTAAGTAACCTTGGATATACTGACGGTATGCTGCCTTCTGCGACCTGGAAAAATAAATCAGTCGATGCAGCCAAAAGCTATAAAGGCGATTTTGCAGGCAATACAAGGAGTATCACTATTCTTTGTATTATCGCGACCCTTATATCCTCGCTGTCTGTCATAGCAGTTATGCGAAATATCTTCTCCGAGCGTGAGGGGAGCCTGACGATGCTGCGAAAAGTAGGAATGTCAAAGCGCAGTATGCGTGTGATGTTTGCTACCGAATACCTTATACTTGCGGCTTTCCAGTCGGCACTTGGGCTGGGGGTAGGTGCGTCCGTATATCTTGGTATATATCAGTTTCAGGTAAGTGTCCTTGAAGAGCCGCCGCTGTCTGGCTTTACAACCGATACGCTCGTTACAGAAAATATAGCAAGCCCTTATCTTTATGCGGCTGTGTTTTCGCTTGCCGTGCTGCTTTCGGGCTATCTCTTTGCGGCATTGCTCTCACATATCAGAATGCCGCACCGCAGAAACAGAAAAGCAGCAGGTCTTAGCAGGTGCATAGCAAGGGCTTTTGCAAACAGATCTGTTACTGTAATACAGACTCTTGCCCTTAGTCTTATCTGCTTTGGAACTATCTTCGGGTATATGCTATACTACACAACAACAGGCAGCTTTGACAATGAAACAGGTGAGTTTCACCCATATGTTACAACGAAGTTCGGCAATAATAATCGGTTCGATTTTGAGGAGGACGGTGTAGAAGAATACTACATTGCATTTCCTCCGCAGAATAATATGCTTGAAAACCTATGTATGTCCCCACAGACAGAGAGCACCTGCGGAATTGATGATAACACCGCAGACGGGCTTGATGAAGCAATAACAACAGGCAGACTTACACACACCTTTTTACAGTATGACGAGCGGCAGAACGGGCTTTTGTATGGCATAACCTTCGGTGATGATGAAATGCGAAAGTTTATCTATGACAACTCATCGGACGAGGGCAAAGCGTTTATCGACAGCGGAAAATATTTTTACGGATACAAGACAGCTATTGCAAACAAGGCAGCTATAAAACAGCTTGAGCCTTACATCATAAGCGGCAGCATAGACATAAGCAAGCTTTCAAGCGGCGAGCAGATCATCGCAGTTCTGACAGAGGATATGGAGGTCTTTTCAAGTGGTGAGAAGATAACGCTCGGCTCGCTTTACACAGATAACGGCTTTGGCATAGATAAGCTCACCACGCAGGACACCGAGATAGGCGCAGTTGTAAGGCTTAACAAAGACACGCCGAATATTCTGCACTACGCCGTAACGACAGGTGACAGATGCAGCCTGCTCACCACAGCGCAGGGCGCAAAGGCTTTGGGTGTAAGCAATGCATGCTACACCGAGATATTTGCGACAAAATCACTTCCTGCAAACGCCCTCCCTCTCGGAACAGGCATGGAAAAGACCTCATACAGCATCGAAAAGCATAAGCTGTTTTTGCAAAATGCCTCACAGATAGGCTCAATGGCTTTGCTTATTCTTGTAATGTCGCTTTTAGGCTTTGCGGCATACTTTAATGGCATTGGTATGAAGATACGCTTAAAAGAATATCAGATATCCGTTATGCGTGCAGTCGGCACACCGCTTAAAAAGCTAAGACGCAGGCTTATGCTCGACAGCATACGCATACCTGTTGCGGCTTGCGTCTTTACATTTGGCGGAATAAAGCTGATGCAAAGAGTAATGAAAAGTGCCTACAACGACCAGCAAGCATTATGGCAGGAAAGCAGAGATATGGCAGATAAATACAGGCCGTATTTTCAGGTCGAGAGTATGTTTAACGAATTTATGCAGAAAATGAATGAGTACAACGAGCGCATGAGTAAGATAGGTGTCGATTACCTGCTCGACAATCAGATGTGGTTTATACGCTTTGTATTACCGCTGATGATAGTGTTCGGGGTAATGTGTGTGGTAACTATCCTGCTCACCCGCCGCAGCTTCAAGATGTTCACCCCCGACATAGCCTCATCACTTTCAAAAGGGAGGAAAAGACAATGA
- a CDS encoding ABC transporter permease has protein sequence MRIYFNELIKAIFRKSTIGIFIALIVLNGVMLYVNENSTDALYTPKQYGEMYAEISGRPAADVYTELCDRKTALEENDSDLVQLELTETVLTEVEAVSGYDDYLSGIDERAKKMTAISIFSDPDSFSYKNIAKTPDDFAHLKGSALKVSPSKGVDMATGFLPTDVIAFLMIMTVIVTIVTREKELEQLTLSRTTFKGRASLGTAKLFTCFAAAFVALVMLYSVNFIIAYNTYGFGDISRQIQSVLSFNGSNLRISVSEYFVFFLLTKLIVYCTFAALIYLVTAVSDSAVKVYAILAVILAGESALYYTIQPTSYLCPLKYINLVAFADTKQLYSEYLNLNIFGEPYGYFYIFFISVIILLTGFSVCSVVIFAKRGVIRSRTRRISLHFPEIHHTSLFLHECYKILINGKVLFILLAFAALVYASYTPIKERFYSKEEIYLKQYILKYEGELTEEKEQAIALEGKALDEYDTSGDEISSMIKMQDLAEKRSAYETFKKYIDYLKQNGGEIVYDSGYKLLTGDESAGSKDTTMALTAMAMLICTLTYVYSIEYQTGASVLLHTSLKGRGAVFIRKLIIGILIVTIVYILTYAPYFYGVLKAYGTREINAPACSMEHLKGFSISIKAYLILLCVVRFFTLITAMLLIFFISKKAKSFIAALLIETAVLVLPLVLYLLGIEVFKWFGVNAGVIGNAYTSYLSFFQ, from the coding sequence ATGAGGATATATTTTAACGAGCTTATCAAGGCAATCTTCCGAAAAAGCACCATAGGTATATTTATAGCGCTCATCGTCTTAAACGGCGTTATGCTGTATGTTAACGAGAACAGCACCGATGCACTCTACACCCCTAAGCAGTACGGGGAGATGTATGCCGAGATCTCAGGCAGACCTGCGGCTGATGTATATACTGAACTGTGTGATAGGAAAACCGCCCTCGAAGAAAACGACAGCGACCTTGTGCAGCTTGAGCTGACTGAAACGGTACTTACAGAGGTCGAAGCAGTCTCAGGGTATGATGATTATTTATCGGGAATTGACGAGCGAGCAAAGAAAATGACCGCTATTTCCATTTTTTCCGATCCCGATTCATTCAGCTACAAGAACATTGCCAAAACGCCTGATGACTTTGCACATCTTAAAGGCTCAGCGCTTAAAGTTTCACCCTCAAAGGGCGTTGATATGGCAACGGGCTTTCTGCCGACAGATGTTATCGCCTTTCTGATGATAATGACGGTGATCGTTACTATCGTCACCCGTGAAAAAGAGCTTGAACAGCTTACCCTCTCACGCACGACATTCAAGGGCAGGGCATCACTCGGAACTGCAAAGCTGTTTACCTGCTTTGCAGCGGCCTTTGTGGCTTTAGTGATGCTTTATTCTGTCAACTTCATAATAGCTTACAATACCTACGGCTTTGGCGACATTTCAAGACAGATACAGTCTGTGCTTTCCTTTAACGGCAGCAACCTGAGAATATCTGTCTCCGAATATTTTGTATTTTTTCTCTTGACAAAGCTGATAGTTTACTGCACATTTGCGGCTCTTATCTATCTTGTGACAGCTGTTTCTGACAGCGCAGTAAAGGTATATGCAATACTTGCCGTTATCCTTGCGGGCGAGAGTGCTTTGTACTATACCATTCAGCCGACGAGCTATCTTTGTCCGCTCAAATACATAAACCTTGTTGCCTTTGCGGATACAAAGCAGCTTTATTCGGAATACCTAAATCTCAACATATTCGGTGAGCCGTATGGGTATTTTTACATCTTTTTTATCTCTGTCATAATTCTGCTGACGGGGTTTTCTGTTTGCTCGGTAGTTATTTTTGCAAAGCGTGGCGTTATCAGAAGCCGCACAAGGAGAATATCACTGCATTTTCCAGAAATACATCACACAAGCCTTTTTCTGCACGAGTGCTACAAGATACTGATAAACGGCAAGGTGCTGTTTATACTGCTTGCATTTGCGGCATTAGTATATGCATCATACACGCCTATAAAGGAACGATTTTACTCAAAAGAGGAAATATACTTAAAGCAGTATATACTCAAATATGAGGGTGAGCTTACCGAAGAAAAAGAGCAGGCTATCGCACTTGAAGGCAAGGCGCTTGATGAATATGACACAAGCGGAGATGAAATATCCTCTATGATAAAAATGCAGGACTTAGCCGAAAAGCGTTCTGCTTACGAAACGTTTAAAAAGTACATTGACTACCTGAAGCAAAACGGCGGAGAGATAGTTTACGACAGCGGTTACAAGCTGCTGACAGGAGATGAGAGCGCAGGCAGCAAGGACACCACAATGGCACTTACGGCAATGGCAATGCTTATCTGCACGCTCACTTACGTTTACAGTATTGAGTATCAGACGGGCGCAAGCGTGCTGCTGCACACATCACTTAAAGGCAGAGGTGCGGTGTTTATCCGCAAGCTCATCATAGGTATTCTGATAGTGACGATAGTTTATATCCTGACATATGCGCCGTATTTCTACGGAGTACTCAAAGCCTACGGCACAAGAGAAATAAATGCTCCTGCCTGCTCTATGGAGCATCTGAAAGGGTTTAGCATAAGCATAAAGGCGTATCTTATACTGCTCTGTGTGGTCAGGTTCTTTACGCTTATAACAGCTATGCTTTTGATATTCTTTATTTCAAAGAAAGCAAAGAGTTTTATTGCGGCGCTGCTGATTGAAACGGCGGTGCTGGTGCTGCCGCTGGTTTTGTATTTGTTGGGGATAGAGGTGTTTAAGTGGTTTGGAGTTAATGCGGGGGTTATTGGGAATGCTTATACATCTTATTTGTCATTTTTTCAATAA
- a CDS encoding ABC transporter ATP-binding protein codes for MTLSLCNLTKQYGTFTALKGLSYEFTPGVYGLLGPNGAGKSTLMNIITDNLKPTSGSVMYNGQDTVSMGSEFRRLLGFMPQQQGLYPGFTLERFLYYMTALKGMSKAQAKADIERLIGLVNLNDARTKRLGGFSGGMKQRALIAQAMLGRPEIIILDEPTAGLDPKERIRIRNLIAEIAFEKIVIIATHVVPDIEFIAKEVLLLSHGEIIDSGKPYELCEKLSGKVFEIKADESKLSKITDKYKVGNISKDMQNIYVRVISDSEPTDFEHTLCKPDLEDLYLYYFD; via the coding sequence ATGACACTGTCTCTTTGCAACCTCACCAAACAATACGGCACCTTCACCGCCCTTAAAGGCCTGAGCTATGAGTTCACCCCCGGTGTTTATGGCTTGCTCGGACCAAACGGCGCAGGTAAATCAACACTTATGAATATCATTACAGATAACTTAAAGCCCACCTCCGGCAGCGTTATGTATAACGGACAGGATACTGTATCTATGGGTTCTGAGTTTCGCAGACTTTTAGGCTTTATGCCGCAGCAGCAGGGGCTGTACCCGGGCTTTACGCTGGAGAGATTTCTTTACTATATGACAGCCTTGAAGGGTATGAGCAAGGCTCAGGCAAAGGCGGATATAGAGCGCCTTATAGGGCTTGTAAATCTGAATGATGCACGCACAAAGCGGCTCGGCGGCTTTTCGGGCGGAATGAAGCAGCGTGCGCTTATCGCACAGGCAATGCTCGGCAGACCTGAGATAATAATCCTTGATGAGCCTACCGCAGGGCTTGACCCGAAAGAGAGGATAAGGATACGCAACCTTATCGCAGAGATAGCCTTTGAGAAAATAGTCATAATAGCAACGCACGTTGTGCCTGATATCGAGTTTATCGCAAAAGAAGTTCTGCTGCTCTCGCACGGTGAGATAATAGATTCGGGCAAGCCCTATGAGCTGTGTGAAAAGCTGTCGGGCAAGGTGTTTGAGATAAAAGCAGACGAAAGCAAACTATCCAAAATAACAGACAAATACAAAGTCGGCAATATCTCAAAGGATATGCAGAATATTTATGTAAGAGTTATCTCTGACAGCGAGCCGACAGACTTTGAGCACACCCTCTGCAAGCCTGACCTTGAAGACCTCTATCTTTACTATTTTGATTGA
- a CDS encoding DUF4367 domain-containing protein → MNESNYKRAIFDALTPEYDDMLPQVENEHTFSKGFEKRMDKLVKRRSKPYYMMINTAAKRAACIIGIILIASFTTVMSVASFREAFKSFIVNTFEKYSVVRSNDEDSSVPETIKDIYGISQELIKDYSVTYEEKDDVSYNITYKSSNNRIIDFSQFTKNEFDIAINTENAKTITVEINGYEAMFYTDNHNYNHLIWDNGDYMIKISSNIGKDELISMAETVQKVE, encoded by the coding sequence ATGAATGAAAGCAATTACAAAAGAGCAATATTTGATGCACTTACTCCCGAATATGATGATATGCTGCCGCAGGTAGAAAACGAGCATACATTTTCAAAGGGGTTTGAAAAGCGTATGGATAAGCTCGTCAAGCGAAGGAGCAAGCCATACTATATGATGATCAATACCGCCGCAAAGCGTGCTGCCTGTATTATCGGGATCATACTTATCGCTTCATTTACAACTGTTATGAGCGTGGCGTCATTCAGAGAGGCTTTTAAATCATTTATCGTTAATACATTTGAAAAGTATTCTGTTGTAAGATCAAATGATGAAGATAGCAGTGTCCCTGAAACTATCAAAGATATTTATGGTATATCGCAAGAACTGATAAAGGATTATTCGGTTACTTATGAAGAAAAAGATGACGTTTCATATAATATAACATATAAAAGCAGTAACAATAGGATTATAGATTTCTCTCAATTCACAAAAAATGAATTCGATATTGCGATAAACACAGAGAATGCTAAAACCATCACAGTCGAAATAAACGGATACGAAGCAATGTTCTATACAGATAATCACAATTATAATCATTTAATATGGGATAATGGTGATTATATGATTAAAATTAGTTCTAATATTGGTAAAGATGAACTAATCAGCATGGCAGAAACTGTGCAAAAAGTAGAATAG
- a CDS encoding RNA polymerase sigma factor, with protein sequence MMIVYMSVIETDNDRNKFKEIYEDFKQSLYLDALSIVKNPEDAEDVVEDTFLKVADSFTEISQKNRQKMRAYIVIINRNNAIDRYNKNKKSLEKKDDTPLEEIIDSSYFDSYEYDDLYDAIKKLPQKYKDIIYLYDLLDIGTKATAKTLKISDDTVYKRVSRARMLLKKLLEKGDQDE encoded by the coding sequence ATGATGATAGTATATATGTCTGTCATTGAAACAGACAATGACAGAAACAAGTTTAAAGAAATATATGAGGATTTTAAGCAGTCACTCTACCTTGATGCACTTTCCATTGTTAAGAATCCCGAGGACGCCGAAGATGTTGTCGAAGACACCTTTTTGAAAGTCGCTGATAGCTTTACAGAAATTTCACAAAAAAATCGTCAGAAAATGCGTGCCTACATAGTCATAATAAATAGGAACAACGCAATAGACAGATATAATAAGAATAAAAAGAGCCTTGAAAAGAAAGATGATACTCCTTTAGAAGAAATAATTGATTCAAGTTATTTTGACAGCTATGAATATGATGATCTTTATGATGCAATAAAAAAGCTGCCGCAAAAGTATAAGGACATTATTTATCTATATGATCTTCTGGATATAGGCACAAAGGCGACAGCTAAAACTCTAAAAATATCTGATGATACTGTTTATAAGCGAGTATCAAGAGCAAGAATGTTACTAAAAAAGCTGCTTGAAAAGGGTGATCAAGATGAATGA